A genomic region of Pelodiscus sinensis isolate JC-2024 chromosome 19, ASM4963464v1, whole genome shotgun sequence contains the following coding sequences:
- the NDUFS7 gene encoding NADH dehydrogenase [ubiquinone] iron-sulfur protein 7, mitochondrial — MAALAAPRLARVGILLLRPSAGASIHAQSLHQTPATDHADSASQVQQKKPATVQKTPLVPTSRGEYVVTKLDDLINWVRRSSLWPMTFGLACCAVEMMHMAAPRYDMDRFGVVFRASPRQADVMIVAGTLTNKMAPALRKVYEQMPEPRYVISMGSCANGGGYYHYSYSVVRGCDRIVPVDIYVPGCPPTAEALLYGVLQLQKKIKREKRIQIWYRK; from the exons ATGGCGGCGCTGGCTG CTCCTCGCCTGGCCCGGGTTGGGATATTGCTTTTGCG GCCCAGTGCCGGGGCTTCCATTCATGCGCAGTCGCTCCATCAGACGCCAGCGACCGATCATGCTGACAG CGCATCCCAGGTCCAGCAAAAGAAGCCGGCCACAGTCCAGAAAACCCCCCTCGTCCCCACCAGCCGGGGAGAGTACGTTGTCACCAAGCTCGATGACCTGATCAACTGGGTGCGGCGG AGCTCCCTGTGGCCGATGACTTTTGGGCTGGCGTGCTGCGCCGTGGAGATGATGCACATGGCGGCGCCTCGCTACGACATGGACCGTTTCGGGGTGGTATTCCGGGCCAGCCCTCGGCAGGCAGACGTCATGATTGTGGCCGGCACCCTGACCAACAAAATGGCCCCCGCCCTTCGAAAG GTGTACGAGCAGATGCCTGAACCACGCTACGTGATCTCCATGGGAAG CTGTGCGAATGGCGGCGGATACTACCACTACTCCTACTCCGTGGTGAGGGGCTGCGACCGCATCGTGCCAGTGGACATCTACGTGCCAG GCTGCCCGCCCACCGCGGAAGCGTTGCTGTACGGGGTCCTGCAGCTGCAGAAGAAAATCAAGCGGGAGAAGAGAATTCAAATCTGGTACAGGAAATAG